The genomic interval AAAAAGTTCTTCATATAAGCCTGCTCCCAGTGACAGTGCAAACTGTTGTAGCAGCGGGATACTCTCTATAGGGGCAGAAGGTAACAATTGCAGGAGATTACTAATCGCCGCTCCAATGAGTAGAGCAAGTACCACAGCATACACCATTGATTCAATAATCATGTATCCAAAATAGCGCATAGAGAGCGTAGATAGCTTATCGCGTTCGCGATATAAAATGATAATACCCAATAGAGCTACAAAAATGAGCGTAATAGAAAGTACGTGCTGCCCCATAAATGAAAGCAATGTCTTGATCCACACATCAACTGAAATACGTACCACCTGCTCAGCATCCGGCTGACTGATAAAGATGAGCATTTCGTAAAGCAACAACAGCGGCAGGCTGATTAGGTAGCTGTATAGCAAAGAATGCGTAGAAGAAAAATACTGTCGGGCGTTATTGCGCAGCTGTTTTATCATTGCTGATAGATTGTGATTTGTGGTGACGAGCTGCTTAAATCAAGAGACTCCCAGGCAGCATCCGAAAGTTTTAGGGCATTTCCCGAAGTACGGTCGTTAATACGGACAAAAATACCTATCCCATTTGCCGGGTTTCTAATAAAGACCACTGATCCCAAAGCCATGTTTGAATGTGCTGCCGTCAGCGCATCTGGATTGTAAAGTTCGCCATTTGTGGTAGGATGAGCTTTGGCAGTGGTATCATATTTTGTAACCGAAGCAGATCCCAGGTTTTGAAGGCTCAGCCGATCCAGAAAGGGATTTTTGTGTACTTTGGTAGGCGGTGCTAATACCGTAACCGTCTGTCCACTCCGCAGCGAATTAATATTTGTTCCGGTGTTCAACGCCTTAAACTCTTGTTTATCCATATTAAACTTATCAAGGATATCCTGAAGGCCCTCGGAACTGTTGCTTATTTCATAGGAAATGAATTTACCCTGCGGTGCCGATCCCACAGCTTCGGCTACAGATGGCGGGACGTCTGTACCAGTATCGCGAACCGTAAGTTCTTGCCCTACTCTGATAGTGTTCGAAGCCAAATTATTCAGTTTTTTTAGCTCCTCAACCGTCATGCGGTGTTGTTGTGCAATGCGATATAACGTATCCCCGTTTTTAACGGTGTAATAAGTATTTTGATCCGATGGTTCATCTACAACAATTGATGACTCATTAGAAGATTTTTTCTCTGCCGGATAAATCGTCAGCTTTTGTCCAACAGCTAACTGATTTGATGATAGATTATTCCACGATTTGATTTCCGCGATACTTACATTGTAAGATTTAGAGATCGAAAAAAGAGTTTCATTTGCTTTAACAGTGTGGGTAAGCTGGTTTTTATCAGTGGGTGTGTTGTCCCGGATGATCAGTTCTTGTCCCACCGAAAGATTGTTGTTGGTCAGGCTGTTCCAACCCTTTACCTGCTGGACTGTTACATCATACTGCTGGGCAATACTAAAGAGCGTTTCGCCTTCCTGAACGGTATGTGAAGTTCCTTGAGCTAAAACACAAGAAGAAGCTCCTACCGTTAGAAAGCCAATGCAGAATATTGTAATCAATATTTTTTGATAACTCATTATTCTTTCTTAGTGGTCTTCAATTTCGGTTTCAACCAGCTGTAGTGCTTCCTGCAGCTCCGTCTTTGTCCGGTTCTCGTCCTGTTCTTCAGCTTTGGGAATTCCCTGCTGGTACAACTCACGGGCATCTGCCAGTCGACCTATTGCTTCATATAGTTTGCCAAGATGGTAATAGACGCCCACATAATCGGGATCAGTGGAGAGAATATCCTCAAAGAGGATACGCGCCTTTTTAAATTCGGCCTCTTTGCGAAACTCCAGCGCTAAGGCAAACTTTGAAAATGAGTCCCCGGGATTTTGTTTAATCTGCCGGGCAAGTTGCTTTATTTTTGGTTTATCTTCTTCGCTCATAACCGTTAGTAATAACGTATATCAGACCAGACTATTTTATGTTCCATTGATAAGATACGGAAATTGCGGAAGGGAAAAAGGGTTCTTCTGGAACCTACGCTCGTTTATTTGGCCGCACTTTGTAACTTGTGATGAGGGCTGCTGGTTGTATGTGAACTTCGTCCCGCAGATGCGATATTGCCCTCAACCTGATCTCAGTTGAGGACAATGAGGGATCTAATATTAGATGTATATCAGTTGCTTATCAAAAGCTGATAAAGAAAAGTATGACTTCCATTTACTGATCAAGCCGTTCTTCAATTTCTTCAATAGAGTCACCACCGAATTTTTCCAAAAAGGCATTGGCCAGCACGGGGGCAATTACACTTTCTGCTACCACAATGGCCCGCGGGAGCGCACAGACATCTGACCGTTCATAACGTGTGTCGGTTTTTTCTTTGCTGTGGATATCAACTGTATCAATCGGTGTAAGCATAGTGGGGATAGGCTTCATTACGCCGCGGATGATTAGCGGCATGCCAGTAGTTACACCGCCTTCCAGTCCACCCATGCGATTAGTTCGGCGCTTAAATGTACCATCCTCATGGATAATCTCATCGTGCACTACTTGTCCATGGCGTCGGCCAGACTCAAAACCCTGCCCGATTTGCACGCCCTTCATGGCTTGGGTGCCGATGATGGCTTGTGCCAGCTGGCCGCCGAGTTTGCGGTCCCAGTGGACAAAGCTGCCGAGTCCTGCAGGCAGGCCGGTTACCACAACCTCCCAGTGTCCGCCTAGTGAGCTTCCTTCTTTGCGTCGTTTGATAATTAGATCACGCATCTGTTGGGTCAGATCTTCGTCGAGGCAGCGCACCGGTGATTCATCGGCGGTTTTGAATATGGTTTCTGCGCCATCTTCGAGCATGGGATCCACGCGGTCGCGCACATCCTCCCACGGCTGTTCATATCCTACCTTGCCAATGCGGGTTACATGACCGCCAATTTCAATACCAAAATGTTTTAAAAACTTGCGAGCGATAGAGCTGCAGGCTACGCGCATGGCTGTTTCACGGGCGCTAGAACGTTCGATAGCGGGTCGAATATCATCGTACCGGTATTTTTGTACACCCGTCAGATCGGCATGGCCGGGTCGCGGGACGGTAATGGGATCTACATCGTCACCGTTGCCCTCCTTGGCTAGCACTTTGGGCCAGTTAGAATCGTCTTTTTCATGCGCGCGGTTGGGCATCTGCATAGCAATGGGGGCACCGGTTGTTTTACCGAATCGTACGCCGGACGAGATGGTAGCCTTATCTTTTTCAAAGGCCATACGTCCACCGCGGCCGTAACCTTTTTGACGGCGTGCTAGGTGTAGAGCAATTTCATCTTCAGTTATGGGCAGGCCGGCGGGCACGCCTTCGATGATGCCGGTAAGTTTAGGGCCGTGCGATTCGCCGGCGGTTAAGTATCGTATCATGCCGATTGGGTATTACGTTGGTGAGGATTGATGTGTTTCATAAAGTCGTGCTTAGATACACGTTCTTCTAGTGTTCGAAAATCTTTGCATCCCTCTTCGCGCAGCTTTTCAATGCGATCCACATCGCCGAGCACAATCAGCGAGTCGCCGATCGAAATTTTATCTTCACTGCCGGGGTTAAATTGGATATTCTCTTTGTCCTGAGGAATAATGGCAATAATTACTACAAAAAATTTCTGTCGAATTTGTGCTTCAGCCAGTGTTTTACCGGCTAATACCGATCCTTCAAAAATCTTAACCTCGTCAAAAATGTGATCTTGGTCTTCATCGGTTCTGATACGGTCCATAAACTGATCAACATGAGGCCGAAGTATAACGTTTGCCATGCGGTCGGCCCCAATTTCGTAGGGAGAGATCACCTTGTTAGCTCCAGCACGTAAAATTTTCTTTGTATTTTCGTGCTCGTTAGTACGCACGAGAATAAAAATATCAGGATTCATATCGCGGCCAACCAGAGTAACAAAAACGTTGTCTTCATCACGGGAAAGGGCACAGATTAGACCCTTTGCACGGTCGATGCCGGCTTCTCGGAGCACACTCTCGTTTTGTGCATTTCCCTTTACATATAGCAGTTTATCGTCCTTAATGCGTTCAATACTGCTTTCTCTGTTTTCAATGACAACTATGGGGATGTTAGCTTCCCGTAAGACTTCTGCAATGCGGTGTCCGATCCGTCCATATCCCGCTATAATGTAATGTTGTTCCATTTTTTCGCGTTGTTTTTTCATAGCACGTTTTTTGAAAATTTCGCTTTCAAATATCAGCTGGGTAGTCTGCGAAGCAATATACGAAATGACACCAATACCCATCACAAAAATCACCATAGTAAGGA from Fodinibius salinus carries:
- a CDS encoding CPBP family intramembrane glutamic endopeptidase, which translates into the protein MIKQLRNNARQYFSSTHSLLYSYLISLPLLLLYEMLIFISQPDAEQVVRISVDVWIKTLLSFMGQHVLSITLIFVALLGIIILYRERDKLSTLSMRYFGYMIIESMVYAVVLALLIGAAISNLLQLLPSAPIESIPLLQQFALSLGAGLYEELFFRVILVSALLYVLQKFISKKYIAYGCAIVLAALLFSAVHFVGDMGYPFSWAGLLFRFLFGLALNAIYLWRGFGTAAWTHALYDLLVIILW
- a CDS encoding LysM peptidoglycan-binding domain-containing protein, whose amino-acid sequence is MSYQKILITIFCIGFLTVGASSCVLAQGTSHTVQEGETLFSIAQQYDVTVQQVKGWNSLTNNNLSVGQELIIRDNTPTDKNQLTHTVKANETLFSISKSYNVSIAEIKSWNNLSSNQLAVGQKLTIYPAEKKSSNESSIVVDEPSDQNTYYTVKNGDTLYRIAQQHRMTVEELKKLNNLASNTIRVGQELTVRDTGTDVPPSVAEAVGSAPQGKFISYEISNSSEGLQDILDKFNMDKQEFKALNTGTNINSLRSGQTVTVLAPPTKVHKNPFLDRLSLQNLGSASVTKYDTTAKAHPTTNGELYNPDALTAAHSNMALGSVVFIRNPANGIGIFVRINDRTSGNALKLSDAAWESLDLSSSSPQITIYQQ
- a CDS encoding tetratricopeptide repeat protein, whose amino-acid sequence is MSEEDKPKIKQLARQIKQNPGDSFSKFALALEFRKEAEFKKARILFEDILSTDPDYVGVYYHLGKLYEAIGRLADARELYQQGIPKAEEQDENRTKTELQEALQLVETEIEDH
- the aroC gene encoding chorismate synthase; amino-acid sequence: MIRYLTAGESHGPKLTGIIEGVPAGLPITEDEIALHLARRQKGYGRGGRMAFEKDKATISSGVRFGKTTGAPIAMQMPNRAHEKDDSNWPKVLAKEGNGDDVDPITVPRPGHADLTGVQKYRYDDIRPAIERSSARETAMRVACSSIARKFLKHFGIEIGGHVTRIGKVGYEQPWEDVRDRVDPMLEDGAETIFKTADESPVRCLDEDLTQQMRDLIIKRRKEGSSLGGHWEVVVTGLPAGLGSFVHWDRKLGGQLAQAIIGTQAMKGVQIGQGFESGRRHGQVVHDEIIHEDGTFKRRTNRMGGLEGGVTTGMPLIIRGVMKPIPTMLTPIDTVDIHSKEKTDTRYERSDVCALPRAIVVAESVIAPVLANAFLEKFGGDSIEEIEERLDQ
- a CDS encoding potassium channel family protein, which codes for MNTFYNNVIDNIIATRIAIALSILVVVFVVGSFGYNIIEGMSSFDGFYMTFITITTIGFSELTNLSPAGRILTMVIFVMGIGVISYIASQTTQLIFESEIFKKRAMKKQREKMEQHYIIAGYGRIGHRIAEVLREANIPIVVIENRESSIERIKDDKLLYVKGNAQNESVLREAGIDRAKGLICALSRDEDNVFVTLVGRDMNPDIFILVRTNEHENTKKILRAGANKVISPYEIGADRMANVILRPHVDQFMDRIRTDEDQDHIFDEVKIFEGSVLAGKTLAEAQIRQKFFVVIIAIIPQDKENIQFNPGSEDKISIGDSLIVLGDVDRIEKLREEGCKDFRTLEERVSKHDFMKHINPHQRNTQSA